A stretch of DNA from Streptococcus sp. NPS 308:
ATTATTTTTGCGATTCAGATTTCTTATATTTTTTGGAGATTGTTTCAAAAGTGGAAAGAATTATCTGATAAATGAAACAATGCCTGTTTTCTAATTTGGAGGTAAGACAATGAATAGCAAGGTACAATTTCGGATGTTTGGCATTCTTGATTATGATAAGGAAGAAGACTATTTACGTGAAATGTATTTGCAAGGTTGGAGATATAAAACGAGTAGATGGTGGATTTTCTATTTTGAAGAAAGTGAGCCAGATGATGTGATTTACCTTGTGTGTGGTAAACAGTTTTTTAAGAAATATTATCATCAGCTAGAAAGTTTGAAAGATAGAGGTTGGGAGCTTGTAGAGGTTTGTCCGTCTTCTATTTTTCGGAAACCGGCTTCTGAGTTACTTCCGGAGGATCAAGTCTTCTATAGGAATCATCCTCTTAAATGGGAAATGGTGATCTCTAGACTTCGTCCTTCTATAGCTACCCTTTTGGGTGGGCTTGTTGTTTGCTTGGTTCTATATAGAGAAGATCTCTCTTCATCTTTCTTTCTTATTTTCGGTATTTACGGTCTCATGATTTCTTATCTAATCTATGGTTATTTCAGACTAAAAAGGAAATACCAAGTAGATAAAAAGTAAGATTCTAGGTCTTTAGACTGATTTTTAGCACTCTTGACAAAAGAGTGCTAATTTTTTGAGTTTTTGTCTTGACATTCTCTTCTAAGGGTGTATAATAGAATCATGAGTTAGCACTTGTGTGTATCGAGTGCTAATCAATCTGACAGAGAGGAGTGATGAGATGGTTACAGAGCGTCAGCAGGATATTTTAAATCTGATTATTGACATCTTTACCAAAACGCACGAACCTGTCGGATCCAAGGCGCTACAAGAGTCTATTAATTCTAGTAGTGCTACCATTCGTAATGATATGGCAGCTCTAGAAAAACAAGGGTTGCTTGAGAAAGCTCATACTTCAAGTGGTCGGATGCCTAGTGTGGCTGGTTTTCAGTACTATGTGAAACACTCGCTGGCTTTTGATCGACTAGCTGAGAATGAGGTTTATGAGATTGTCAAAGCCTTTGATCAGGAATTCTTCAAACTGGAGGATATTCTGCAAGAGGCCGCCAATCTACTAACAGACTTGAGTGGCTGTACGGTAGTAGCACTGGATGTTGAGCCGAGTAGACAGCGCCTGACGGCTTTCGATATTGTCGTTCTAGGACAACATACTGCTCTTGCAGTTTTCACCCTAGACGAGTCTCGAACGGTTACCAGTCAGTTTTTGATTCCAAGGAATTTCTTGCAGGAAGATTTGTTGAAACTGAAGAGCATCATTCAGGAACGTTTTCTCGGTCACACCGTTCTGGATATTCACTACAAGATTCGGACGGAGATTCCGCAGATTATCCAGCGTTACTTCACAACAACGGACAATGTCATGGATCTCTTTGAACACATTTTTAAAGAAATGTTCAACGAAAACATTGTAGTATCTGGCAAGGTTAATCTCTTGAATTTTGCCAATCTAGCAGCCTATCAGTTCTTTGACCAACCACAGAAGGTGGCCTTGGAAATTCGTGAAGGTCTGCATGAAGATCAGATGCAAAATGTGCGTGTTGCGGACAGTCAAGAGTCTTGTCTGGCAGACCTAGCAGTGATTAGCAGTAAATTCCTCATTCCTTATCGGGGTTTTGGAATTCTAGCGATTATCGGTCCGGTCAATCTGGATTACCAGCAATTGGTCAACCAAGTCAATGTGGTCAATCGTGTTTTGACCATGAAGTTGACAGATTTTTATCGCTATCTCAGTAGCAATCATTATGAAGTACATTAAGATTGAAATCATTAAAGGAGGCGAAAATGGCCCAAGATAAAAAAAACGAAGAAATGAAAGAAGAGGAAGTTGTGGAAACAACTGAAGAAACAACTCCTGAGAAGTCTGAGTTGGACTTGGCAAATGAACGTGCGGATGAGTTCGAAAACAAATACCTTCGCGCTCATGCAGAAATGCAAAATATTCAACGCCGTGCCAATGAAGAACGTCAAAACTTGCAACGTTATCGTAGCCAAGACCTGGCAAAAGCAATCTTACCATCACTCGATAACCTAGAACGTGCACTAGCAGTTGAAGGTTTGACAGACGACGTCAAAAAAGGATTGGAGATGGTGCAAGAGAGCTTGGTACATGCCTTGAAAGACGAAGGAATTGAAGAAATCGCAGCTGACGGCGAATTTGACCATAACTATCACATGGCCATCCAAACTCTCCCAGCAGACGATGGACACCCCGCAGACACTATAGCACAAGTCTTCCAAAAAGGCTACAAACTCCATGACCGCATCTTACGCCCAGCCATGGTGGTGGTTTATAACTAAGATACAAAGCCCGTAAAAAGCTCACAGTAAAAATAGGAGATTGACGAAGTGTTCGATGAACACAAGAAAATCTATCTTTTTTACCCAGAGCTTAGGGCGTGTTCGATTAGGAAATTCTGACGGTAGCTAAAGCAACTCGTCAGAAAACGGCAATCGCTATGGCGTTTGCCTAGCCTCCTTACTAACTCGTAGTCGAAATAATATCGATTTCGACTCCTCGTGTCGTAACATAATAGGAAACTTGTCCGAAATGACAATAAACTATGAAGAAAGTTAAGAAAGTTGTTCAGCTTTGCAATAGTGAGCGAAGCGAACCAAAGGCGATACTCTTCGCCGTGGCGCTATTTGCGCAAACTTTGAGACCTTAGGCTCAAAGTTTAGTCAAAGAGATTGACGAGGTCAAGCTCTGACGGCGCCGCCACTTAAGAAGAGTATCAAAAAGAAAAAAGATAAATTTAAGGAGAAAAACACATGTCTAAAATTATCGGTATTGACTTAGGTACAACAAACTCAGCAGTTGCAGTTCTTGAAGGAACTGAAAGCAAAATCATCGCAAACCCAGAAGGGAACCGCACAACTCCATCTGTAGTGTCATTCAAAAACGGTGAAATCATCGTTGGTGATGCTGCAAAACGTCAAGCAGTTACAAACCCAGATACGGTGATCTCTATCAAATCTAAGATGGGAACTTCTGAAAAAGTTTCTGCTAACGGAAAAGAATACACTCCACAAGAAATCTCAGCTATGATTCTTCAATACTTGAAGGGTTACGCTGAAGAATACCTTGGTGAAAAAGTAACCAAAGCAGTTATCACAGTTCCAGCTTACTTTAACGATGCTCAACGTCAAGCAACAAAAGACGCTGGTAAAATCGCTGGTCTTGAAGTAGAACGTATTGTCAACGAACCAACTGCAGCCGCTCTTGCTTACGGTTTGGATAAGACTGACAAAGAAGAAAAAATCTTGGTATTTGACCTTGGTGGTGGCACATTCGACGTCTCTATCCTTGAATTGGGTGACGGTGTCTTCGATGTATTGTCAACTGCAGGGGACAACAAACTCGGTGGTGACGACTTTGACCAAAAAATCATCGACCACTTGGTAGCAGAATTCAAGAAAGAAAACGGTATTGACTTGTCTACTGACAAGATGGCAATGCAACGTTTGAAAGATGCGGCTGAAAAAGCGAAGAAAGACCTTTCTGGTGTAACTTCAACACAAATCAGCTTGCCATTTATCACTGCTGGTGAGGCTGGACCTCTTCACTTGGAAATGACTTTGACTCGTGCGAAATTTGACGATTTGACTCGTGACCTTGTAGAACGTACAAAAGTTCCAGTTCGTCAAGCCCTTTCAGATGCAGGTTTGAGCTTGTCAGAAATCGATGAAGTCATCCTTGTTGGTGGTTCAACTCGTATCCCAGCCGTTGTAGAAGCTGTTAAGGCTGAAACTGGTAAAGAACCAAACAAATCAGTAAACCCTGATGAAGTAGTTGCTATGGGTGCTGCCATCCAAGGTGGTGTGATCACTGGTGATGTTAAAGACGTTGTCCTTCTTGACGTAACGCCATTATCACTCGGTATCGAAACAATGGGTGGCGTCTTCACAAAACTCATCGACCGCAACACTACTATTCCAACATCTAAGTCACAAGTCTTCTCAACTGCAGCAGACAACCAACCAGCCGTTGATATCCACGTTCTTCAAGGTGAACGCCCAATGGCAGCAGATAA
This window harbors:
- a CDS encoding DUF2812 domain-containing protein → MNSKVQFRMFGILDYDKEEDYLREMYLQGWRYKTSRWWIFYFEESEPDDVIYLVCGKQFFKKYYHQLESLKDRGWELVEVCPSSIFRKPASELLPEDQVFYRNHPLKWEMVISRLRPSIATLLGGLVVCLVLYREDLSSSFFLIFGIYGLMISYLIYGYFRLKRKYQVDKK
- the hrcA gene encoding heat-inducible transcriptional repressor HrcA, coding for MVTERQQDILNLIIDIFTKTHEPVGSKALQESINSSSATIRNDMAALEKQGLLEKAHTSSGRMPSVAGFQYYVKHSLAFDRLAENEVYEIVKAFDQEFFKLEDILQEAANLLTDLSGCTVVALDVEPSRQRLTAFDIVVLGQHTALAVFTLDESRTVTSQFLIPRNFLQEDLLKLKSIIQERFLGHTVLDIHYKIRTEIPQIIQRYFTTTDNVMDLFEHIFKEMFNENIVVSGKVNLLNFANLAAYQFFDQPQKVALEIREGLHEDQMQNVRVADSQESCLADLAVISSKFLIPYRGFGILAIIGPVNLDYQQLVNQVNVVNRVLTMKLTDFYRYLSSNHYEVH
- the grpE gene encoding nucleotide exchange factor GrpE, translated to MAQDKKNEEMKEEEVVETTEETTPEKSELDLANERADEFENKYLRAHAEMQNIQRRANEERQNLQRYRSQDLAKAILPSLDNLERALAVEGLTDDVKKGLEMVQESLVHALKDEGIEEIAADGEFDHNYHMAIQTLPADDGHPADTIAQVFQKGYKLHDRILRPAMVVVYN
- the dnaK gene encoding molecular chaperone DnaK: MSKIIGIDLGTTNSAVAVLEGTESKIIANPEGNRTTPSVVSFKNGEIIVGDAAKRQAVTNPDTVISIKSKMGTSEKVSANGKEYTPQEISAMILQYLKGYAEEYLGEKVTKAVITVPAYFNDAQRQATKDAGKIAGLEVERIVNEPTAAALAYGLDKTDKEEKILVFDLGGGTFDVSILELGDGVFDVLSTAGDNKLGGDDFDQKIIDHLVAEFKKENGIDLSTDKMAMQRLKDAAEKAKKDLSGVTSTQISLPFITAGEAGPLHLEMTLTRAKFDDLTRDLVERTKVPVRQALSDAGLSLSEIDEVILVGGSTRIPAVVEAVKAETGKEPNKSVNPDEVVAMGAAIQGGVITGDVKDVVLLDVTPLSLGIETMGGVFTKLIDRNTTIPTSKSQVFSTAADNQPAVDIHVLQGERPMAADNKTLGRFQLTDIPAAPRGIPQIEVTFDIDKNGIVSVKAKDLGTQKEQTIVIQSNSGLTDEEIDRMMKDAEANAEADKKRKEEVDLRNEVDQAIFATEKTIKETEGKGFDAERDAAQAALDDLKKAQEDNNLDEMKAKLEALNEKAQGLAVKLYEQAAAAQQAQAGAEGAQATGNAGDDVVDGEFTEK